The genomic DNA GGAGCAGGGAGATGTGGTGGTTACAGCAACATCAGCCACTACAACATTGGCCGTAGCAGGAGACTTTCAGGAGGAAGCCTTGGAGGATATGGAGGAAGTTCTGGTGGATACAGTGCAGGCTTCAGGGATTTTAGTAGCTTGGGCTATGGTGCTGGGCCCTTAGGCTATGGACCTGGACCCATAGGTTATGGTGCTGGTGTTGCAAGGCATGGGAGCTTTAGTAGTCACAGTGTAGGGGTTTATAGCCCAGGTGGAGGATTCAGCAGCCACAGCCTTGAAGGCTACGACACAGGTTACAGTGGTGGCTATAGAAGTAGTGGCTTCAGCAGCCGGAGCCTCGGTGGTGGCTGTAGCAAAAGGTATGGGAAAACAGGCTTCAGTAGCCGAAGTCTTGGTGGTGGTGTCTATGGCAAGCGAGGCCTTAGTTGTGGTAGTTTTACTTGTGGTAGTTTGGGCTATGATCCCATGAGCCGCTTTGGTGATGGAAGGGGGATCCATGCAGTGAGAATCAATGCAAACCTCTTGAGACCCCTGTGTATCAAAGTGGATCCAGAAATTTCCCGTGTGAAAGAGGAAGAACGAGAGCAAATTAAAACTCTCAATGACAAGTTTGCCTGCTTCATTGATAAGGTGAGGATCGTCATCtactaaatttcattttaaagagtCTTTTGTAAATagacaaaataaaaacatcatactGATCAAAGAGCCTGCAATTATATTTTCAGCTGCGCTTGAGTGGGGAAATGGAACAAAGCAAACCATATTCTGCCACTGTGATTACATTTCCCCATCTTTTTGAAACATCTTGTTTTGTTGATCTTTTGCTTGTCTTACTAAAATCTTACTCCATCAACCAGTTAAACACCATTTGTTGTTGATCAGTCAATTTAATTTAAGCAATTGCATGTTAACAAAATGGCAGGATGGGCagtttttcaaatattaaaagagCTCTGCAGAAAATGGTCCTTATCAAAGTCAATATCTGGTGGGAAACTGTCCTTACAGGAACACACCAGAGGCATGTGGCCTTTATTTACATGTGTGCTTGCTACGGCATTGGTAAAAAGTATAAATCCATTGGCTTGTGTACAGATCCATCGATAAAAGCCTTATGGGCACAATTCTGAGATGTCATATCCACCGCACAGTGCTTCAGTTTGGCTCCAACAATCATGGAAACATCAAGGAAAGTATAATAAAGACTGTAGAAAATGGAGTGGGGAAGAGGAATGATATGGTCTGCAGCAGTGCCTAACACACCATTATAGTATAGAGACAGAATGAGCAACTGCACCTCCAGGAATTCAGAGGACAAAAAATTGCTGGGTTGGCTGTTGCAAGGTATGGTGCAGCCTCTAGTATTTTCTGATGGTCTACAGTGTTTTGGGCTCTTTACTTTTCAAGCCACTCTGAAGCAAGATATTCAGGATGCAGAAGTGCAAACAAATCACTCCAAGTTTTTCAGTGGAGCAAACTGGTGCCTGCTCCTGTGCTCTTTTTTTCCACTCTCTACCTTGTGATTTTTTGGAGTTGCACTGGCCTATGGTGAAGGGGGAGGAAGATGTATATGTTTTGATTCACTGTTGCAGGATTGCACAGATTCCATTCTACACTCTCTCCAGTAAACACCACTTTATTTGTATCCAGTAAACTGAGGCTTATAGCTGGCTAATGTAGCAGTGAATATAGCTACTATTCTCCCTTCTCTAGAAATTAAACAACACCGGGGAGgttcactgcaaaataaatatgCCTAGGACTGTGCTGTAAATCTTGCTTTCCTATTTTTTTGCAGACCAGTTTTGTTTTAGTTCTACAATTTATCATTTAAAAGACAGTAAAAATCACCAGAGAATTGGTCTCTGACCCTGAAGGAAAATGTGATAGCATGATTAaactttgaattgtgtttgaTGCTTTATTTTCCCATCTATTttccaaaggggggaaaaaaaaagattccccATTCTCATTAACAGGCAGGACTCAAGGTCTTTATTTGCAGTTTGTACTGACATAATATAATCTTGACACCCACTACAATTACAGGTGAGACACTTGGAACAGCAGAATAAACTTCTGGAAACCAAATGGGGCTGTCTGCAACAACAGGAACCCCAGGAGAGGAAAAGCATTGAACATCTGTTTCAGAAATATATTGCAACCCTGAAGAAGCAGCTGGAGATTTTGTTGAATGAACGGGAGCAACTCAAACTGGAACAAGTCAAATTCCAGGATGTAGTTGAAGATTACAAATGCAGGTACAATACACAGCAATAGGAAATAAAATTACTTGCACAATCCTGACTTCAGGCGGGGGTAATACTCCCCACACTGGTcgaaataccttaaaggcaccagatcctctcctattttggaagctaagcggggtcagatctggttagtacttgggtgagatcatgggagacagccaacaaatacctggtgctgcaggatatatttcagaggcaggaactggcaaaaccacctctgagaattccttgcctaggaaaattcATCTGGTCACCATgcattgacaggtgacttgaaggcacattcataTACAGAACTCACCAGCAACAGCATATCAGAAATACTGACTGACACAAGTCTTCCTCCATTATATGCTCTATGGCCATACAAGGTCTTGATACCTAAAATTCCCCAGTACTAGTGCAGTGCTCTACCCAGGGACCCTGAAACTGATTTTAAGATGCCAGGGTGTGTCTCAACATTGGTAGGCtggttgttgttaattttatCTGCTTGCAGGTAGACACAAGAGGAGGGCAAAGTACTTTCCCCATCTGCTGTCATTCATACATAATTAATTATGAGGGCATGTATAAGCACAATATGGACTTAAAAGTGCCATCCATGAGATTAGGGGAGTTATACCAAAGTAAGTGTGCCTAGCGTAGGTTGCAGACAGCTTTTATTATTTCTGAGATAGCTCAATGACAACAGTTGTCTTAATATTTTTTTAGTGCTTGGTCATTTTACACTTCTGGCCTAGGGAGGTTCGAATAGGAGCCTTGGTGGTCCAGTTTTGCTAGATCATGTTTTACTAGCCTAGTCAAGCCCCCTTCCTGCCTTACAAACACTTGTGCTAGGGTCCATTGCTCTAATAGACAGTGATTCCTTGGGACTTTCCTATATTGTTAATGTTAAGCAGGGCATGTCACGCTCTCAGAGTTTTTAGTATCTCAATTTTTTCTACTGCAAGGTATGAAGGAGAAATCAATCGACGTCTGAGTGCAGAAAATGAATTCGTGGTGCTGAAAAAGGTCAGTAATCTTTGACTGTTAATGACATAAATGGGCAATGAAAATGACTAAAGGATTAGATGTAGAATAGACAGCAGTCCTACATTTGGTAATGGGCTTCCTAGGAGCATCCAATTGGCCAATGTGTGGGGAAACAATGCTGAACCAGATAGAAATTCAGTCTTACCCattggtttttatttatgttCCCATGCAATCAAAAGAAAGGCCCTTGATGTTCACAGCAcaatgagggtttttttaaaagtggtcttccagatgttgctgaactccaACTCTTTTCATTCCTCAACATTGTCTATGCTAGatggggctaatgggagttgcaatctaacaatatttggagggtcaTACGTTTCTTACTCCTGTCTTATAATGATGTAAGCCACTTTAAATATTTTCTAGTAAAGTGGGACATGCATTTACACCATACATATTGTAGGTCATTCTTACATTGCAgttttttctatatatttttaattgcatttcgTAAATCTATATAAACACAGATCTCATTCAGATGTCTATCAAATGTAAAAGCAATGTGGTGCATCTTGTGAAAGCTAAAGAACATTGCAGTGAGTCACAGCACACATGGAGCTTACAGTCAGAAAGTATAGCAAGAGTTACTTGAAATGAGAGAAAAATACCCACCATTATCAATCACATATTTTGTTGGATAATCTGGTGGTATATAATTCCTGAAAGACAGTAAGCTAATGAAATGGATCTCTATGTTTGATTGTACCCCTCCTATCTTCTACCTCCAGTTGGGACATATACAGTTACTGTGGATTCTTATGCATATCTGCTTAAATATAGTTCTTCTGAAGAGGGCAATTGTATACCACAGGAGAAGGAATCACACAGCCTTCTCAATGTTGTTAGACCACAACTTCGAACATTTCTCACCAGTGTTTATGCtaggtagggctgatgggagttgtaggccaacaacTACTGGAAATGCATAATTACCCCCTTTAGTATTTGGGACTGAAGTCTTAAGTGCGTTAATATTGTGAGTACAAAGGGGAAGGTTTGGATTTTATTGTTCACTGCACCTAAATCTTGACTGAACATGTGAAGATCTTCTTGtacataatttctttctttttcttcaaacgGTTTATTTATAATTGATGCCAACAACATTGACTATGTCGTGTCTATCAGGATGTGGATTGTGCCTATACTGGCAAGGTGGAGCTGgaggtgaaagaggaagccctaaGACAGGAATTAGAGTTCCTCAGATGTGTCTACGATGCGGTAAGCAAGCATCCCCATCCTTGACCAACACATGTGGGACTAAATTCTGTTGCTGGTCCTAATTAGAGTAGGCCAAGTAAATCAACAATAATTTCTGTTAATTTCTTGGGTTTTATGTACTTGAGATTAACATTTGGATTTAGGTTGTGGCTTGTTCTTGCTTTCTGTTTTTGTTCTGAAATGATTGTGTTACTCCCATGAATTTCTCTCTGCCATGCTTTGCACCAAACactgagaaagggggaaagtcacAAAAGATGCCCCTCCCTTTTCCCACAACCCAACATGAAATGATGAGAGTGGGGGAACCCCTACATCTCACTCAAAGGGACCCAGGTAAGGGAAGATACTGCCTGATTTAGACAAAGCAGATTTGATGTGAGTCTTGATGTCTCTGCCTTGCCCAGAGATGAGTGCAAAGTGATCCAatatttccttttctccctccctttttgtAAATTCTAGGGGATCAGTGGAAGGGAAAGGGCTGTTATTGTTAACTAAAGATGCTTGGCTTCTCAggagagatgctggtgaaatgctCCTGATCCAGACTTAGAAATGAATTGTTAAGACTTGTGATTGACAGTTCATGAAAAGAACAGTCAGTCACTATGAAATTGTTCACATCCCATGACATTATTGTTTGTGACGTGACTTTCAGTGTAAGATGAAAGCTGTGTATATTGCACCTGAGtctgacacgggcacactgtagtgACATTTAGAGGTCACTGATGTGTTTTGCCCATCAGCTAAAAGGTGCATTATCGTAACAGGGTGGTAGCAGGAACAAACACATTGTCACCTGATAAGTACCGGCCAAATACCCTTtgatcctgttaaaattctgctttttagccgCATGTGGTAAAAACCTTGGAGATGACCCCTTGTTATGTCACAAGAGATGGGCCCTGGTGAGGTTACAAGGGTGAGGTTACAAAGGTCATCCTCTGGTTATGTCATTAAGCCTATCAAATTAAACATGGACTATAGTTTTCAAGGCAGTATCCTTACACTAAAATTCTCTCACACATCTTAAGAACTTAGCAATAGTaaaagcaagcacatttctataccacttactggTGTACTAAGGAGTTTCCAAAGTGTAAGCTACTTGCCCCCAAccagttgggtactcattttagcaacatatggaaggatgccaggatgagtcaacctggagcccctggctggtattgaacacacaaccttgtggtttgtgagtgagtggctgcagcacaggcatttaactactgagCCAACATGTCTCCCTAATAAGAGGGTCCAGGTCCTGAGATCTGAGAACTCTACCCATGGATTCCTACTGGCTGTTGTTATTGACAAAAGTCATTGCTATCCAGAGGCTGCCCGAGGCAAAAGTCAAGGTGGCATGCTTCCCCATCCCAAATGGTTAAAAATCTTTTGAAACAATGTATTGGCAGGAACTGGAAAGCCTACAGACATCATCATCTGACACCAGTGTTGTTGTGTCTATGGACAACAGTCGAGACCTGGACATGGAGGGCATCATTGAATCTGTGAAGTGCCAGTATGAAGAGATTGCCCAGAGGAGCAAGGATGAAGTCAATGCCCTGTATGAAACTAAGGTAAATTCCCCAAATGATTACCTGTGAATGGTATTGGTTACCACTGAAATTGCATCACTGGTGGGCAGGCTTTAGGCTTGATAGATTCTGTGCTTTTCTACTTGATCCACCAGCCAAAAACCAGGTGCAAAAGACACAGACTCAGAATGAAAGAATCCCGAGGCTGGCAATTCATTTGGGATTATAATTCATCACTTATATTTATCTCCTGTCTTTCCTTCAATGAGCTCAATCTGACATATGAGATTGTCCTCTTCCATGTAAATATGAACTATTATTTCTAGATACTTCTGGATTTGGCCCCCAAAGGGAGATTTGGCCCCTAAAGGGTGGATTGCTTCTTCCAGAAATCTCTAGGAATAACAGTTCACTTTTTGAGTACATTGCATCTCTCTTCTCCTCCAAGCTGCttaacacacacagacacacagagcatTCCCAGAAGCACAAAATGAGCTCCCAGACTTCTTGCAGTTGTCCAGTCCTGAGCTAAATCTACTTTCTATCTAATTCTATAGTTAGATTAGTTGTGAAAATAAACTCATCATCTGTCTTTCCCACATTTTAGTACAAAGAGCTGCAGAGTACCTGGGGGGATTATTGTAACAACCTGAGTAGCAGCCGCCATGAAATTCAAGAACTGACCCGCCTTATCCAGCGATTGAAGGCTGACATGGAAAATGCCAAAAAACAGGTGAGCTGGTGTGGCTGGAGATGAAGAGAGGGAGAATAAGAAGAAATAGTGTATATTTATGGTTTTGTCCAAATATTTAGGGATTAGTTCATCATTCAGTATAAAAAGAAACAACTTAAAatgagaagtcaaaggctttcatggccagcatccatagttattgtggatttttcaggctatgtagccatgttctaaaagagtttattcctgatgttttgccagcatctgtggctggcatcttcagagaatgcaggcctAGAAGAGAGCTGTATAtatatgctggtgaaacgtcagggataaactcttctagaacatggccacaaaaaactaatttaaaatgaatttgttaATTTGTAAAACTGATTTTAAGTTTTAAAGTATGAGGTACACATTTAAGAAAGTTGGGGCAAAATCCAGGATCCAGCCTATGCTCTCTGTGCACCATTGCTCAAATACAGTTTTCTGTGTGCAGGAGCATCATCAGGGTGGGGGATAAGATGGatgccatgtcagtgggacagtgaatctgctaTGGATCTTCACCTAGACTACGAGGGAACTATCCAggttgctgaacctatttgggataGGGTTCACAACATTGGATAGCTCTTTCAAAGTTCAGACTAAAGCCCAATATGGATTCACAACTCCAGTAAAGTGTAAGCCATTAGTCCCTGCTGCCAGGACAGGAGGACAATATATGAATCTTGCATGTAGCGCAGAGGACATAGGAAGTACAGGAAGGACAACATGGAACCAAATCATCCCTCTAGTCTTGGTGAGAAATATCAAAGCATTAATTCTGTAGAAATCTACATTCTTTATAGATATTTTGATCATGTTAAAAGACAAGGCCTCAAAGATCAATCATAGCGAGAAATAGATTTACAAGACATTTCTTGGATTTTCTCCTGTTGTTCCtattaaaataacatattttttttgtTATACTGTATTTCATTGCAACTCACAACTGTATTTTAGTCACAGTTCTTTTTCTTATGAACAGTGGAAAGACTTCAGTTACAGTTTGAACACTATTATTCTAGTTAAGGATTAGTCTGTAGCAAACTTTGTGATATGGAAAATCTAGATACTGATGTATCCCAAGTTATCGGATATGAGGAACTGGCCATTTTCGTCCTCTGTCTATCAAAGAATGGCATCATGATTGTCCCCATTGGCTAtcactgtttctttcttccttaaAAAGCTTGCCAGGGCCCAGCAGCCAATGGCCTAGGGGCCAGTACATTGACTAGCACTGCTTTATATTACAGAGTCTGAAAGACCCCTCTGGCACTGGCTCATTCACAGTGTACTTTATGAACAGAGAGCACGGAGTCTTTAGTAGGATAATATTTATATCAAATGTTTACTCTCTGCTATCCTTCTATAGGCATCTGAAGACCTGTTTGtttcagcactcttcttctcAAGGGGAAAGTGTTTTTCAAGGGCTATGTTGTttgcatttgttgttcttttaacttagttgttttaaattttgttgatagttgtattctgtttttaacatgcatgtgtgtgtgtctgcatggcttcaagtctcctgttggccgatggtgaccccatgaatttcacagggttttcttaggcaaggaagacttagaggggttttgccagttccttcttctggaatatagcctatttcagctggtattcattggtagtttctcatccaagtactgaccagggctgaccctgcttagctcccaagattaGATTGGATttagtgcctttagggtgtttaagCCCTATTTTTAAGCATTTCCGTGATTATAAAATTGCTTCAGTTgtagctgttttaacttttgtaagctgcctttaaTACCAGACTAGAAAAGAATTaggatcaccaccaccaccatcacatgttGAAGCTTCCTTGTTCAGTACCACTTAGTTGCTTCTGTGGTTATGCACCTAACATCACAAATACTAGTTGAGAAGAACCACATGCCACCTCACTTATCTTATCTGATTTCTACAACAGCTTTCCTCAACATGGATTGAATTACAACTCTCATTCCTTTCCACCAATATGACCAAATGGTAGTTCAACATACCTGGATATGAAGGCTGTACAAGTGTTCTAGGAAAGCAGCACCTGGCTGCATCTCTTCTTAAGGTGTTACTAATGAATGATTTAATTAGATTAAGGAAAATTCCCACAGAACGGCTAACCTTTTAAACTATGTGTCCTTTCAAGGTGGAAGCACTGCAGGTTGCTCTTGCTGACAAAGAGCAGCAGGGCGACTGCACCCTGAAGGATGCCAAGGAAAAACTGGCTGAGGTGGAGAAGGCCTTGCAGACAACTAAGGATGAATTGACTTGCTTGCTGAGGGACTACCAAGAATTGCTGAATGTCAAGATAGCTTTGGATATTGAGATTGCAATGTACAAGTCACttctggaaggagaagaaagcagGTGGGTCGaaaatatctgccagacattgctAATTTCTTTGATGGAATGCCACATAATGTTGTATTTGGAATGCTGATGATTAGTGTAATCAGGAAATGCTGAATTCATTAGCTGGCATTTGGAATTCAGGAAGTAGTACTGTATAAATTATCCTAAAAATTAtagctacagtggacccttgttatacgctggggtttggttccaagatcccccgtgtataacaaaatccgtgtatgctcaagtcccattaaatataatgacatagcaaaatggtgtccctaataaaaaatggaacatcaaggtaaatttatacttttttggaacattttcaaaccgtgtatacttgaatcagtgtataaaaaaatctgtgtataagaagggccaactatatatttTAACTAATTATGAATTCTGGAATGTGGCCAATGAAGATATAAAATATGAACTGTGCAAGTTTATATACAAGACTGGCTTTTAAACACATCAGTACCCTTTCATTGATACTAGTACAATTgatcccccctttttaaaaaaaaaagaaaaagaaaaagaaatattgccTATTTCAGAATTGTTATACCATTTCCTTTTAGCTTTCTGGgacacatggattttttttaacaagtatATCTTCTCTTTCCTCCACAGGATATGTAGTTCTACACCTGTGAACATATGTAAGTAACTTTTAGAAGGACCCTATGAAAAAAATGTCAATTCCTAAAGTCCtagaagtgtgcatgtgtgtgagtaaTAAGAAACATCTTCTCTCTTGCTATAGCTGTGACAGGTTCCTCCAACCTGTCTGGTGGAGGTCACTTTGGTGGAGCTGGATTTAGAAGGAGACACATCAGCAGCCCTGGAACTGGAGGGCATGGTGGTAGAAGAAGACACCTCAGCAACAATGCAAGATTCAGCTCTAGAAGTGGACATCTTGGATGCAAAACTGGATACAGCTCCAGGAGCGGAGGGAACCTCACTCGATGCACAATGAGCTCTGGCTTTGGTAAATGCAGCACCAGCACTGTGGTGCCATGTGGTGAACCGAGAGATTGTGTCCCAGTGAAAATAGAAAGTATTGGAGGTGGAGGCTGTAGTTCTAGGAGCAGAGGGTCCAGTAGAAGGAGTGAGGGTTGCAGCCCATGCAGGCCACACCTGTCATCAActggtgggatttgtagtacaGGGAGCTTTGTTGTAAGCAGCAGCTACACCACGCACGGCACAACTAGTGGTGCAGGAGAGGGATACACCACTGAGCTATACTAGAGCAATGTGTAAATGGCATCTCAAAGTTCTTCTCTCTGTCTTTGgagaactttctttctttctttctttctttctttctggagggAGAACAATTTTGGTAATTTTTTCAGGggtaaaaaaaatctgcagtttATCTttaggagagaaagaaattgtcatgggtttcttctcttttccccatttttttctcctttgctgcTGGTGAAGAGgcaacagcaaaaaagaaagaaaatac from Sceloporus undulatus isolate JIND9_A2432 ecotype Alabama chromosome 2, SceUnd_v1.1, whole genome shotgun sequence includes the following:
- the LOC121920454 gene encoding keratin, type II cytoskeletal 7-like; protein product: MTQPCCSSGSLNGRRCVTSASAISRGYRGANSLSSICYTGAGRCGGYSNISHYNIGRSRRLSGGSLGGYGGSSGGYSAGFRDFSSLGYGAGPLGYGPGPIGYGAGVARHGSFSSHSVGVYSPGGGFSSHSLEGYDTGYSGGYRSSGFSSRSLGGGCSKRYGKTGFSSRSLGGGVYGKRGLSCGSFTCGSLGYDPMSRFGDGRGIHAVRINANLLRPLCIKVDPEISRVKEEEREQIKTLNDKFACFIDKVRHLEQQNKLLETKWGCLQQQEPQERKSIEHLFQKYIATLKKQLEILLNEREQLKLEQVKFQDVVEDYKCRYEGEINRRLSAENEFVVLKKDVDCAYTGKVELEVKEEALRQELEFLRCVYDAELESLQTSSSDTSVVVSMDNSRDLDMEGIIESVKCQYEEIAQRSKDEVNALYETKYKELQSTWGDYCNNLSSSRHEIQELTRLIQRLKADMENAKKQVEALQVALADKEQQGDCTLKDAKEKLAEVEKALQTTKDELTCLLRDYQELLNVKIALDIEIAMYKSLLEGEESRICSSTPVNISVTGSSNLSGGGHFGGAGFRRRHISSPGTGGHGGRRRHLSNNARFSSRSGHLGCKTGYSSRSGGNLTRCTMSSGFGKCSTSTVVPCGEPRDCVPVKIESIGGGGCSSRSRGSSRRSEGCSPCRPHLSSTGGICSTGSFVVSSSYTTHGTTSGAGEGYTTELY